One Ictalurus punctatus breed USDA103 chromosome 10, Coco_2.0, whole genome shotgun sequence genomic region harbors:
- the ier5 gene encoding immediate early response gene 5 protein, with protein MEYKVEAHRIMSISLGKIYNSRVQRGGIKLHKNLLVSLVLRSARQVYLSDYYGGVCLNGPHGETKEWELTEGVQEKESLPTPAECDRPEQPESAGCAESQSQADSPLDSNVNLTVDVSPSSTESPVVSSDTPCESKTTQVGSLDRETDAVLGTEGSSEQPPKPAACSNRKRSAEKSPAATDSPLKRTKKTSSNQEESEEMDTSNVSNLITIFGSSFSGLLSKDSAKEDTQEDAGDSGQICCDQMLKNLNPWSTAIVAF; from the coding sequence ATGGAATACAAAGTGGAGGCGCACCGGATCATGAGCATCTCCTTGGGGAAAATTTACAACTCCCGGGTCCAGCGTGGAGGCATCAAGCTGCACAAGAACCTGCTCGTGTCTCTGGTCCTCCGAAGCGCCCGCCAGGTTTACCTGAGTGACTACTACGGTGGAGTCTGTCTGAATGGCCCGCACGGAGAGACCAAAGAGTGGGAGCTCACGGAGGGCGTACAGGAGAAGGAGTCCTTACCGACCCCGGCGGAGTGTGATCGGCCCGAGCAGCCCGAGAGCGCTGGGTGTGCTGAGAGCCAGTCACAGGCTGATTCTCCACTGGACTCTAACGTTAATCTGACGGTTGATGTTTCTCCGTCATCGACAGAGTCTCCCGTGGTCAGTAGTGACACTCCGTGTGAATCTAAAACAACCCAGGTGGGCTCTTTGGACCGTGAAACTGATGCAGTTTTGGGGACGGAAGGGAGTTCAGAGCAGCCCCCGAAACCCGCAGCCTGTTCAAACAGGAAACGGAGCGCTGAGAAGTCACCAGCCGCCACTGACTCTCCTCTAAAACGGACTAAAAAAACCTCCTCGAATCAGGAGGAAAGCGAGGAGATGGACACAAGCAACGTGTCAAACCTCATCACCATTTTCGGGTCTAGTTTTTCCGGACTTTTGAGCAAAGACAGCGCGAAAGAGGACACCCAAGAGGACGCCGGTGACTCGGGCCAAATCTGCTGTGACCAAATGCTAAAGAATCTCAACCCCTGGAGCACCGCTATCGTTGCGTTTTAA
- the stx6 gene encoding syntaxin-6 isoform X4 codes for MSMEDPFFVVKGEVQKAVNTAQGLYQRWTELLQDPGSATKEEIDWTTNELRNSLRSIEWDLEDLDETISIVEANPRKFNLDSVELNKRKAFITSTRQTVKEMKDQMASPMAMSQSDKKSRKTLMGDGGSRGPIWQPGGDKYTRLDRELQSANSQLIEEQQTQQQFIAEQQDEQLELVSGTIGVLKNMSERIGQELDEQAVMLDDFGHEIDNTQSRLDNVMKKLAKVSHMTSVRSERSGCYLSLVCLSHER; via the exons ATGTCGATGGAAGACCCGTTTTTTGTTGTGAAAGG GGAGGTCCAGAAGGCTGTGAACACTGCCCAGGGTCTGTATCAGCGATGGACCGAGCTGCTGCAGGATCCTGGCAGTGCCACGAAGGAGGAGATCGACTGGACCACCAATGAGCTGAGGAACAGCTTGAGGTCTATTGAGTGGGATCTGGAGGACTTGGATGAGACCATTA GTATTGTGGAAGCAAATCCACGGAAGTTCAATCTTGATTCTGTGGAGCTGAACAAGCGGAAAGCTTTCATCACCAGCACAAGGCAGACTGTCAAG gagATGAAAGATCAAATGGCAAGCCCAATGGCCATGTCCCAGTCTGACAAGAAAAGCAGGAAG ACTCTGATGGGAGATGGAGGGTCTCGTGGACCGATCTGGCAACCAGGAGGAGATAAATACACACGTCTGGACAGAGAACTGCAATCAGCCAACTCTCAATTGATTGAGGAGCAACAAACTCAGCAGCAG TTCATAGCCGAGCAGCAGGATGAGCAGTTGGAGCTGGTGTCAGGGACCATTGGCGTATTGAAGAACATGTCTGAACGGATTGGACAAGAGCTGGACGAACAGGCAGT AATGCTGGATGATTTTGGTCATGAAATCGACAACACCCAGTCCAGGTTGGATAATGTGATGAAGAAGCTGGCTAAAGTTTCACACATGACTAGTG
- the stx6 gene encoding syntaxin-6 isoform X3 has protein sequence MSMEDPFFVVKGEVQKAVNTAQGLYQRWTELLQDPGSATKEEIDWTTNELRNSLRSIEWDLEDLDETISIVEANPRKFNLDSVELNKRKAFITSTRQTVKEMKDQMASPMAMSQSDKKSRKTLMGDGGSRGPIWQPGGDKYTRLDRELQSANSQLIEEQQTQQQFIAEQQDEQLELVSGTIGVLKNMSERIGQELDEQAVMLDDFGHEIDNTQSRLDNVMKKLAKVSHMTSAGAGCRSSIQLLYPGVSGGYS, from the exons ATGTCGATGGAAGACCCGTTTTTTGTTGTGAAAGG GGAGGTCCAGAAGGCTGTGAACACTGCCCAGGGTCTGTATCAGCGATGGACCGAGCTGCTGCAGGATCCTGGCAGTGCCACGAAGGAGGAGATCGACTGGACCACCAATGAGCTGAGGAACAGCTTGAGGTCTATTGAGTGGGATCTGGAGGACTTGGATGAGACCATTA GTATTGTGGAAGCAAATCCACGGAAGTTCAATCTTGATTCTGTGGAGCTGAACAAGCGGAAAGCTTTCATCACCAGCACAAGGCAGACTGTCAAG gagATGAAAGATCAAATGGCAAGCCCAATGGCCATGTCCCAGTCTGACAAGAAAAGCAGGAAG ACTCTGATGGGAGATGGAGGGTCTCGTGGACCGATCTGGCAACCAGGAGGAGATAAATACACACGTCTGGACAGAGAACTGCAATCAGCCAACTCTCAATTGATTGAGGAGCAACAAACTCAGCAGCAG TTCATAGCCGAGCAGCAGGATGAGCAGTTGGAGCTGGTGTCAGGGACCATTGGCGTATTGAAGAACATGTCTGAACGGATTGGACAAGAGCTGGACGAACAGGCAGT AATGCTGGATGATTTTGGTCATGAAATCGACAACACCCAGTCCAGGTTGGATAATGTGATGAAGAAGCTGGCTAAAGTTTCACACATGACTAGTG CAGGTGCAGGATGCAGGTCCTCCATTCAGCTCCTTTATCCGGGGGTAAGTGGAGGGTACAGCTGA
- the stx6 gene encoding syntaxin-6 isoform X1 has translation MSMEDPFFVVKGEVQKAVNTAQGLYQRWTELLQDPGSATKEEIDWTTNELRNSLRSIEWDLEDLDETISIVEANPRKFNLDSVELNKRKAFITSTRQTVKEMKDQMASPMAMSQSDKKSRKTLMGDGGSRGPIWQPGGDKYTRLDRELQSANSQLIEEQQTQQQFIAEQQDEQLELVSGTIGVLKNMSERIGQELDEQAVMLDDFGHEIDNTQSRLDNVMKKLAKVSHMTSEKCIQFIWEELHHAEPANTTKDFMRKKWKVLDWQ, from the exons ATGTCGATGGAAGACCCGTTTTTTGTTGTGAAAGG GGAGGTCCAGAAGGCTGTGAACACTGCCCAGGGTCTGTATCAGCGATGGACCGAGCTGCTGCAGGATCCTGGCAGTGCCACGAAGGAGGAGATCGACTGGACCACCAATGAGCTGAGGAACAGCTTGAGGTCTATTGAGTGGGATCTGGAGGACTTGGATGAGACCATTA GTATTGTGGAAGCAAATCCACGGAAGTTCAATCTTGATTCTGTGGAGCTGAACAAGCGGAAAGCTTTCATCACCAGCACAAGGCAGACTGTCAAG gagATGAAAGATCAAATGGCAAGCCCAATGGCCATGTCCCAGTCTGACAAGAAAAGCAGGAAG ACTCTGATGGGAGATGGAGGGTCTCGTGGACCGATCTGGCAACCAGGAGGAGATAAATACACACGTCTGGACAGAGAACTGCAATCAGCCAACTCTCAATTGATTGAGGAGCAACAAACTCAGCAGCAG TTCATAGCCGAGCAGCAGGATGAGCAGTTGGAGCTGGTGTCAGGGACCATTGGCGTATTGAAGAACATGTCTGAACGGATTGGACAAGAGCTGGACGAACAGGCAGT AATGCTGGATGATTTTGGTCATGAAATCGACAACACCCAGTCCAGGTTGGATAATGTGATGAAGAAGCTGGCTAAAGTTTCACACATGACTAGTG agaaatgcatccagttTATCTGGgaagaacttcatcatgcagaacctgccaacacaacaaaggacttcatgaggaaaaagtggaaggttttagactggcaataa
- the stx6 gene encoding syntaxin-6 isoform X5 has product MSMEDPFFVVKGEVQKAVNTAQGLYQRWTELLQDPGSATKEEIDWTTNELRNSLRSIEWDLEDLDETISIVEANPRKFNLDSVELNKRKAFITSTRQTVKEMKDQMASPMAMSQSDKKSRKTLMGDGGSRGPIWQPGGDKYTRLDRELQSANSQLIEEQQTQQQFIAEQQDEQLELVSGTIGVLKNMSERIGQELDEQAVMLDDFGHEIDNTQSRLDNVMKKLAKVSHMTSERQQAEVNPIPAHAPKIS; this is encoded by the exons ATGTCGATGGAAGACCCGTTTTTTGTTGTGAAAGG GGAGGTCCAGAAGGCTGTGAACACTGCCCAGGGTCTGTATCAGCGATGGACCGAGCTGCTGCAGGATCCTGGCAGTGCCACGAAGGAGGAGATCGACTGGACCACCAATGAGCTGAGGAACAGCTTGAGGTCTATTGAGTGGGATCTGGAGGACTTGGATGAGACCATTA GTATTGTGGAAGCAAATCCACGGAAGTTCAATCTTGATTCTGTGGAGCTGAACAAGCGGAAAGCTTTCATCACCAGCACAAGGCAGACTGTCAAG gagATGAAAGATCAAATGGCAAGCCCAATGGCCATGTCCCAGTCTGACAAGAAAAGCAGGAAG ACTCTGATGGGAGATGGAGGGTCTCGTGGACCGATCTGGCAACCAGGAGGAGATAAATACACACGTCTGGACAGAGAACTGCAATCAGCCAACTCTCAATTGATTGAGGAGCAACAAACTCAGCAGCAG TTCATAGCCGAGCAGCAGGATGAGCAGTTGGAGCTGGTGTCAGGGACCATTGGCGTATTGAAGAACATGTCTGAACGGATTGGACAAGAGCTGGACGAACAGGCAGT AATGCTGGATGATTTTGGTCATGAAATCGACAACACCCAGTCCAGGTTGGATAATGTGATGAAGAAGCTGGCTAAAGTTTCACACATGACTAGTG
- the stx6 gene encoding syntaxin-6 isoform X6 yields the protein MSMEDPFFVVKGEVQKAVNTAQGLYQRWTELLQDPGSATKEEIDWTTNELRNSLRSIEWDLEDLDETISIVEANPRKFNLDSVELNKRKAFITSTRQTVKEMKDQMASPMAMSQSDKKSRKTLMGDGGSRGPIWQPGGDKYTRLDRELQSANSQLIEEQQTQQQFIAEQQDEQLELVSGTIGVLKNMSERIGQELDEQAVMLDDFGHEIDNTQSRLDNVMKKLAKVSHMTSASEI from the exons ATGTCGATGGAAGACCCGTTTTTTGTTGTGAAAGG GGAGGTCCAGAAGGCTGTGAACACTGCCCAGGGTCTGTATCAGCGATGGACCGAGCTGCTGCAGGATCCTGGCAGTGCCACGAAGGAGGAGATCGACTGGACCACCAATGAGCTGAGGAACAGCTTGAGGTCTATTGAGTGGGATCTGGAGGACTTGGATGAGACCATTA GTATTGTGGAAGCAAATCCACGGAAGTTCAATCTTGATTCTGTGGAGCTGAACAAGCGGAAAGCTTTCATCACCAGCACAAGGCAGACTGTCAAG gagATGAAAGATCAAATGGCAAGCCCAATGGCCATGTCCCAGTCTGACAAGAAAAGCAGGAAG ACTCTGATGGGAGATGGAGGGTCTCGTGGACCGATCTGGCAACCAGGAGGAGATAAATACACACGTCTGGACAGAGAACTGCAATCAGCCAACTCTCAATTGATTGAGGAGCAACAAACTCAGCAGCAG TTCATAGCCGAGCAGCAGGATGAGCAGTTGGAGCTGGTGTCAGGGACCATTGGCGTATTGAAGAACATGTCTGAACGGATTGGACAAGAGCTGGACGAACAGGCAGT AATGCTGGATGATTTTGGTCATGAAATCGACAACACCCAGTCCAGGTTGGATAATGTGATGAAGAAGCTGGCTAAAGTTTCACACATGACTAGTG
- the stx6 gene encoding syntaxin-6 isoform X2 has protein sequence MSMEDPFFVVKGEVQKAVNTAQGLYQRWTELLQDPGSATKEEIDWTTNELRNSLRSIEWDLEDLDETISIVEANPRKFNLDSVELNKRKAFITSTRQTVKEMKDQMASPMAMSQSDKKSRKTLMGDGGSRGPIWQPGGDKYTRLDRELQSANSQLIEEQQTQQQFIAEQQDEQLELVSGTIGVLKNMSERIGQELDEQAVMLDDFGHEIDNTQSRLDNVMKKLAKVSHMTSDRRQWCAIGILLAILFVVILLLIVL, from the exons ATGTCGATGGAAGACCCGTTTTTTGTTGTGAAAGG GGAGGTCCAGAAGGCTGTGAACACTGCCCAGGGTCTGTATCAGCGATGGACCGAGCTGCTGCAGGATCCTGGCAGTGCCACGAAGGAGGAGATCGACTGGACCACCAATGAGCTGAGGAACAGCTTGAGGTCTATTGAGTGGGATCTGGAGGACTTGGATGAGACCATTA GTATTGTGGAAGCAAATCCACGGAAGTTCAATCTTGATTCTGTGGAGCTGAACAAGCGGAAAGCTTTCATCACCAGCACAAGGCAGACTGTCAAG gagATGAAAGATCAAATGGCAAGCCCAATGGCCATGTCCCAGTCTGACAAGAAAAGCAGGAAG ACTCTGATGGGAGATGGAGGGTCTCGTGGACCGATCTGGCAACCAGGAGGAGATAAATACACACGTCTGGACAGAGAACTGCAATCAGCCAACTCTCAATTGATTGAGGAGCAACAAACTCAGCAGCAG TTCATAGCCGAGCAGCAGGATGAGCAGTTGGAGCTGGTGTCAGGGACCATTGGCGTATTGAAGAACATGTCTGAACGGATTGGACAAGAGCTGGACGAACAGGCAGT AATGCTGGATGATTTTGGTCATGAAATCGACAACACCCAGTCCAGGTTGGATAATGTGATGAAGAAGCTGGCTAAAGTTTCACACATGACTAGTG ACCGGCGACAATGGTGTGCTATTGGCATTTTGTTGGCTATCCTGTTCGTTGtgatcctcctcctcattgttCTGTGA